In Cydia fagiglandana chromosome 16, ilCydFagi1.1, whole genome shotgun sequence, the following are encoded in one genomic region:
- the LOC134672094 gene encoding three prime repair exonuclease 2-like has protein sequence MLSLSVAIMAPIATYVFLDLGTTGTDPKVDEITELAMVAVNRQHLLDTSDSKSKKLRVQNKLIRCFKVDKEMTYKAKSNGRGGFKNEDLQHECYFDKSSFPMIDNFLNTLKKPVCLIAHNGGNFDFPILKRYFTKFGVKFSDANLMYADTYLAFSDIIENTTAYEEAGTSSGNEGGDLNESPPKRQCMVRGRVRLHAKYRKYPNTRTKHGNPEESNKLPYVYKRLFNKSPRIAHQAQADCDLMLKIAEHLGRKFVKWMDDDNYNLCRFPADVRDP, from the coding sequence ATGTTATCATTATCAGTTGCAATTATGGCTCCGATAGCTACATACGTGTTCCTAGACCTCGGTACTACCGGTACGGACCCCAAAGTGGACGAAATAACAGAATTAGCCATGGTGGCGGTGAATCGTCAACACCTTCTTGATACGAGCGATTCGAAGTCTAAGAAGCTCAGGGTTCAAAACAAGTTGATACGCTGCTTCAAAGTTGATAAGGAAATGACGTATAAAGCGAAATCTAATGGCAGAGGCGGCTTCAAGAACGAAGATCTCCAACACGAGTGCTACTTCGACAAATCTAGTTTTCCTATGATCGATAATTTCCTTAATACTCTGAAGAAACCTGTGTGCTTGATCGCGCATAATGGTGGGAACTTTGACTTCCCTATATTGAAGAGGTATTTCACTAAATTCGGTGTTAAATTCTCGGATGCTAACCTCATGTACGCTGATACGTACCTGGCATTCTCTGATATTATAGAGAACACGACAGCGTATGAGGAAGCTGGAACATCAAGCGGCAACGAAGGCGGCGACTTGAACGAAAGCCCTCCTAAAAGGCAATGTATGGTACGAGGAAGAGTCCGACTCCATGCAAAATACCGCAAGTATCCGAACACACGCACAAAACACGGTAATCCTGAAGAATCGAACAAGCTGCCATATGTATACAAAAGATTGTTTAATAAATCTCCAAGGATAGCACATCAAGCCCAAGCCGACTGTGACTTGATGCTGAAGATCGCAGAGCATCTTGGTCGAAAGTTTGTAAAATGGATGGATGATGATAATTATAATCTTTGTCGCTTccctgctgacgtacgtgaccCGTAA